A genomic stretch from Thauera sp. GDN1 includes:
- a CDS encoding YgjP-like metallopeptidase domain-containing protein: MNKRHTPDYLAGYPPALRQQVATLIEHGSFAAALRRRYPQAHTVRADGALYDYVQALKAEHMRSAPPLGKVRFDNTLHVIRNALGTHTAISRVQGARLQAKREIRIATLFRAVPEEFLRMIVVHELAHLRVRDHDKAFYQLCLHMEPDYHQYEFDLRAYLSYRDAGGEALWGGRGEDDAPA; the protein is encoded by the coding sequence ATGAACAAACGGCACACTCCCGACTATCTCGCCGGCTACCCGCCGGCACTGCGCCAGCAGGTGGCGACGCTGATCGAGCACGGCAGCTTCGCCGCCGCCCTCCGTCGGCGCTATCCGCAGGCCCACACCGTGCGCGCGGACGGCGCGCTCTACGACTACGTGCAGGCGCTCAAGGCCGAGCACATGCGCAGCGCGCCGCCGCTCGGCAAGGTGCGCTTCGACAACACCCTGCACGTGATCCGCAACGCACTCGGCACCCACACCGCGATCTCGCGCGTGCAGGGCGCGCGCCTGCAGGCCAAGCGCGAGATCCGCATCGCCACGCTGTTCCGCGCGGTGCCGGAGGAGTTCCTGCGCATGATCGTCGTGCACGAGCTCGCCCACCTGCGCGTGCGCGATCACGACAAGGCCTTCTACCAGCTCTGCCTGCACATGGAGCCCGACTACCACCAGTACGAGTTCGACCTGCGCGCCTACCTGAGCTACCGCGACGCCGGCGGCGAGGCGCTGTGGGGCGGGCGCGGCGAGGACGACGCACCGGCATGA
- the gpmI gene encoding 2,3-bisphosphoglycerate-independent phosphoglycerate mutase, translated as MLQKFPAFEGVKGPVVVVVMDGYGIPKHDVGSAIDAARKPTLDRLFAEYPNIRLRAHGTAVGMPSDDDMGNSEVGHNAIGAGQVYAQGAALVANAIAEGAIWQGEAWQQIVAGARAGENGKAGVLHFIGLFSDGNVHSHIDHLKAMVLRAKEEGVPTVRIHALLDGRDVPETSALDYVVPFEAFLKELSGAGFDARIASGGGRQCITMDRYDANWPMVARGWRTHVLGEGPQFANATEAVHGLRERNPGTIDQDLPEFVIAENGKPIGTIEDGDAVVFYNFRGDRAIEITRAFVEEDFSEFDRVRHPRVTYAGMLQYDGDLQLPKRFLVAPPAIKDTSAEWFSKSGLAQFACSETQKFGHVTYFWNGNRSNKFDGETWQEVPSDVVPFEQRPWMKAAEITDAMIAALQSGQYKVLRCNYANGDMVGHTGNFRAATMAIEAVDLALSRLLPAIDAAGGVALITADHGNADEMFELDKKTRQPATNKDGSYKAKTAHTLNPVPLVLYDNVSGGKLGLRQTETAGLSNIAATVANLLGLQKHEKWDDSVLDVK; from the coding sequence ATGCTGCAGAAATTCCCCGCCTTCGAGGGCGTCAAGGGCCCCGTCGTCGTCGTCGTGATGGACGGCTACGGCATTCCCAAGCACGACGTCGGCAGCGCCATCGACGCCGCGCGCAAGCCCACGCTCGACCGCCTGTTCGCCGAGTACCCGAACATCCGCCTGCGCGCCCACGGCACTGCGGTCGGCATGCCGTCCGACGACGACATGGGCAACTCCGAGGTCGGCCACAACGCCATCGGCGCCGGCCAGGTCTATGCGCAGGGCGCGGCGCTGGTCGCCAACGCCATCGCCGAGGGCGCGATCTGGCAGGGCGAGGCCTGGCAGCAGATCGTCGCCGGCGCCAGGGCGGGCGAAAACGGAAAGGCGGGCGTGCTCCACTTCATCGGCCTGTTCTCCGACGGCAACGTGCACAGCCACATCGACCACCTCAAGGCCATGGTGCTGCGGGCGAAGGAGGAGGGCGTGCCGACGGTGCGCATCCACGCGCTGCTGGACGGCCGCGACGTGCCCGAGACCAGCGCGCTCGACTACGTCGTGCCCTTCGAAGCCTTCCTGAAGGAGCTCAGCGGCGCCGGCTTCGACGCCCGCATCGCCTCGGGCGGCGGCCGCCAGTGCATCACCATGGACCGCTACGACGCCAACTGGCCGATGGTCGCGCGCGGCTGGCGCACGCACGTGCTCGGCGAAGGCCCGCAGTTCGCCAACGCCACCGAAGCCGTGCACGGCCTGCGCGAGCGCAACCCCGGCACCATCGACCAGGATCTGCCCGAGTTCGTCATCGCCGAGAATGGCAAGCCGATCGGCACCATCGAGGACGGCGATGCGGTCGTGTTCTACAACTTCCGCGGCGACCGCGCGATCGAGATCACCCGCGCCTTCGTCGAGGAAGACTTCAGCGAGTTCGACCGCGTACGCCATCCGCGCGTGACCTACGCCGGCATGCTGCAGTACGACGGCGACCTGCAGCTGCCCAAGCGCTTCCTGGTCGCGCCGCCGGCGATCAAGGACACCTCGGCCGAGTGGTTCAGCAAGTCGGGGCTGGCCCAGTTCGCCTGCTCCGAGACGCAGAAGTTCGGCCACGTCACCTATTTCTGGAACGGCAACCGCTCGAACAAGTTCGACGGCGAGACCTGGCAGGAAGTCCCCAGCGACGTCGTGCCCTTCGAGCAGCGCCCGTGGATGAAGGCCGCCGAGATCACCGACGCGATGATCGCTGCGCTGCAATCGGGCCAGTACAAGGTGCTGCGCTGCAACTACGCCAACGGCGACATGGTCGGCCACACCGGCAACTTCCGCGCCGCGACCATGGCGATCGAGGCGGTGGACCTCGCCCTGTCGCGCCTGCTGCCGGCGATCGACGCCGCCGGCGGGGTGGCGCTGATCACCGCCGACCACGGCAACGCCGACGAGATGTTCGAACTCGACAAGAAGACCAGGCAGCCGGCGACGAACAAGGACGGCTCGTACAAGGCCAAGACCGCGCACACCCTGAACCCGGTGCCGCTGGTCCTCTACGACAACGTCAGCGGCGGCAAACTGGGCCTCAGGCAGACCGAGACCGCCGGCCTGTCGAACATCGCCGCCACCGTCGCCAACCTGCTCGGGCTGCAGAAGCACGAGAAATGGGACGACAGCGTGCTGGACGTGAAGTGA
- a CDS encoding polyprenyl synthetase family protein, giving the protein MLQQSTPFPAWLQHDMEQVNALIRRQFDSEVVLIRQVVEFILHAGERDRPALVLAAARALGHEGDRRYALAAAVELIHISLALHDGVTEASGGAADAHSEGALFGNAGNILLGDLLYTGAFRMIVDLDDMEVMRVLADATNVIAEGEVMYRAARDAAVGDAGAYLDIVGRRRAKLFEAGAECMAILHGAAPDVRAALVRFGLHAGMAHALRAEAQDAARFGIADAQARAARESEAAHAAIAGCEASALPMADALHASIR; this is encoded by the coding sequence ATGCTCCAGCAATCCACGCCCTTCCCCGCCTGGCTCCAGCACGACATGGAGCAGGTCAACGCCCTCATCCGCCGCCAGTTCGACAGCGAGGTGGTGCTGATCCGCCAGGTCGTCGAGTTCATCCTGCACGCCGGCGAGCGGGACCGCCCCGCCCTGGTGCTGGCGGCGGCGCGCGCGCTCGGCCACGAGGGCGACCGCAGGTACGCGCTGGCGGCGGCGGTCGAGCTGATCCACATCTCGCTCGCGCTGCACGACGGCGTGACCGAGGCCAGTGGCGGCGCCGCGGATGCGCACAGCGAGGGCGCCCTGTTCGGTAACGCCGGCAACATCCTGCTCGGCGACCTGCTGTACACCGGCGCCTTCCGCATGATCGTGGATCTGGACGACATGGAGGTCATGCGCGTGCTGGCGGATGCGACCAACGTGATCGCCGAGGGCGAGGTGATGTACCGCGCCGCGCGCGATGCGGCGGTGGGCGATGCGGGGGCCTATCTGGACATCGTCGGCCGCCGTCGGGCCAAGCTGTTCGAGGCCGGGGCGGAGTGCATGGCGATCCTGCACGGCGCCGCGCCGGACGTGCGCGCGGCGCTGGTGCGCTTCGGGCTGCATGCGGGCATGGCCCATGCGTTGCGCGCCGAGGCGCAGGATGCGGCGCGCTTCGGCATCGCCGACGCGCAGGCGCGGGCGGCGAGGGAGTCGGAGGCGGCGCATGCGGCCATCGCCGGCTGCGAGGCGAGCGCGCTGCCGATGGCGGACGCGCTCCACGCGAGCATCCGGTAG
- a CDS encoding ferric reductase-like transmembrane domain-containing protein, with protein sequence MKNIKLALVLILAGLSLLWWWADPLLIEGNTYFAVRAIAVNYTGVVAMGVMSIAMILALRPVALEPLLGGMDKAYRLHKWLGIAGLSIGVVHWLWAKGTKWAVGWGWLEKPARGPRPEQTVDIFRFFQEQRGLAESIGEWAFYAFAVLAAIALIKRFPYRRFAQTHRVMAAVYLALVVHAVVLLPFAYWSSPIGILMGVLMAAGSYAATLSLAGRIGRTHRALGTIDTVVQHPGNQVLEVGLRLESAWPGHDAGQFAFVTFDEREGPHPFTISSAWRGDGRMRFMIKPLGDYTRTLPATLKTGDPVRVEGPYGRFDFATAQPQQIWVAGGIGITPFVARLQALAQQDGDKPVDLFYSTAAPDEGFIARLRELAAEARVRLHVLVTQRDGRLDAERICRTVPDWARAGVWFCGPAGFGQALREAFGARGLGAGRFHQELFEMR encoded by the coding sequence ATGAAGAACATCAAACTCGCACTCGTCCTGATCCTGGCCGGACTCAGCCTGCTGTGGTGGTGGGCCGATCCGCTGCTGATCGAGGGCAACACCTATTTCGCGGTGCGCGCCATCGCGGTCAATTACACCGGCGTCGTCGCCATGGGCGTCATGAGCATCGCCATGATCCTCGCCCTGCGTCCGGTGGCGCTGGAGCCGCTGCTCGGTGGCATGGACAAGGCCTATCGCCTGCACAAGTGGCTGGGCATCGCCGGCCTGTCGATCGGCGTGGTGCACTGGCTGTGGGCCAAGGGCACGAAATGGGCCGTCGGCTGGGGCTGGCTGGAAAAGCCCGCGCGCGGCCCGCGGCCCGAGCAGACCGTGGACATCTTCCGCTTCTTCCAGGAGCAGCGCGGCCTGGCCGAGAGCATCGGCGAATGGGCCTTCTACGCCTTCGCGGTGCTGGCCGCGATCGCCTTGATCAAGCGCTTCCCCTACCGCCGCTTCGCGCAGACCCACCGCGTGATGGCGGCGGTGTATCTGGCGCTGGTGGTGCATGCGGTGGTGCTGCTGCCCTTCGCCTACTGGAGCAGCCCGATCGGCATCCTGATGGGCGTGCTGATGGCCGCCGGCAGCTATGCCGCGACGCTGTCGCTGGCGGGGCGCATCGGCCGCACGCACCGCGCCCTCGGCACGATCGACACGGTGGTGCAGCATCCCGGCAACCAGGTGCTCGAGGTCGGGCTGCGGCTGGAGTCGGCCTGGCCCGGTCACGATGCCGGCCAGTTCGCCTTCGTCACCTTCGACGAGCGCGAGGGCCCGCATCCCTTCACCATTTCCTCGGCCTGGCGGGGCGACGGCCGCATGCGCTTCATGATCAAGCCGCTCGGCGACTACACCCGCACGCTGCCGGCGACGCTGAAGACGGGCGACCCGGTGCGCGTCGAGGGTCCGTATGGCCGCTTCGACTTCGCCACCGCGCAGCCGCAGCAGATCTGGGTCGCGGGCGGCATCGGCATCACCCCCTTCGTCGCCCGCCTGCAGGCGCTCGCGCAGCAGGACGGCGACAAGCCGGTGGATCTGTTCTACAGCACCGCCGCACCCGACGAGGGCTTCATCGCCCGCCTGCGCGAGCTCGCCGCCGAGGCGCGGGTGAGGCTGCACGTGCTGGTCACCCAGCGCGACGGCCGCCTCGACGCCGAGCGCATCTGCCGCACGGTGCCGGACTGGGCGCGCGCCGGCGTGTGGTTCTGCGGCCCGGCCGGCTTCGGCCAGGCCCTGCGCGAGGCCTTCGGCGCGCGCGGGCTCGGCGCCGGGCGCTTCCACCAGGAGCTGTTCGAGATGCGCTGA
- a CDS encoding potassium transporter TrkG yields MANGQIDTLRHALRWRVLLKYLGVLGLVLAALDAVPLLAAIVLGEAVLAPVFAMPVVVPVVLCLPLARLQAPQRLQLNEAFTIVVLSFVLGALAMSWPLAALGGQTWVDGLFEAVSGITTTGLSTLATVEDKPQSFLFARAWLQWYGGLGIVVLSLALFMHNGLFARQLMETEAAGETLVSSTWVYARRILAVYAVLTMAAVAAIWLATGDAFGALVHALAAVSTGGFSSFDASLGHWGAGPAGVVLAFALLGAVALPLYHRAWHEDRWRAPRTLARDAELRLLLAATALTTGLLWLWMPAGEGGAGANLADALLLAMSAQSTTGFALEPLATLDDASKLTLAASMLAGGSVGSTAGGFKLLRLLLLLRMLQLVLARAAAPRHAVIEPRLDGRRLDDEDLWRALLIILLYVLVVFLSWLVFVAHGYDGVDALFEVVSATATVGLSAGIARPELEPLLKLVLCFDMLAGRVEIFALLVVLHPGTWFGKRAEAA; encoded by the coding sequence ATGGCCAACGGACAGATCGATACCCTGCGCCACGCGCTGCGGTGGCGGGTGCTGCTGAAGTACCTGGGCGTCCTCGGCCTGGTGCTCGCCGCGCTGGACGCGGTGCCCCTGCTCGCCGCCATCGTGCTCGGCGAGGCTGTGCTCGCCCCGGTGTTCGCCATGCCGGTCGTGGTGCCGGTCGTGCTGTGCCTGCCGCTCGCGCGCCTGCAGGCCCCGCAGCGCCTGCAGCTCAACGAGGCCTTCACCATCGTCGTGCTGTCCTTCGTGCTCGGTGCGCTGGCGATGAGCTGGCCGCTCGCCGCACTCGGCGGTCAGACCTGGGTCGACGGGCTGTTCGAGGCGGTGTCCGGCATCACCACCACCGGGCTCAGCACCCTGGCCACGGTCGAGGACAAGCCGCAATCCTTCCTGTTCGCGCGCGCCTGGCTGCAATGGTACGGCGGGCTGGGCATCGTCGTGCTGTCGCTGGCGCTGTTCATGCACAACGGGCTGTTCGCCCGCCAGCTGATGGAGACCGAGGCGGCCGGCGAGACGCTGGTGTCGAGCACCTGGGTGTACGCGCGCCGCATCCTCGCCGTCTATGCGGTGCTGACGATGGCCGCGGTGGCGGCGATCTGGCTGGCGACCGGCGATGCCTTCGGCGCGCTGGTCCATGCCCTGGCTGCGGTATCGACCGGCGGCTTCTCCAGCTTCGACGCCAGCCTCGGACACTGGGGCGCCGGGCCCGCCGGCGTGGTGCTGGCCTTCGCGCTGCTCGGCGCGGTGGCGCTGCCGCTCTACCATCGCGCCTGGCACGAGGACCGGTGGCGTGCGCCGCGGACGCTCGCGCGCGATGCCGAGCTGCGCCTGCTGCTCGCCGCCACCGCGCTCACCACCGGCCTGCTGTGGCTGTGGATGCCGGCGGGCGAGGGCGGCGCCGGCGCAAACCTGGCCGACGCCCTGCTGCTGGCGATGAGCGCGCAGAGCACGACCGGCTTCGCACTCGAACCCTTGGCGACGCTCGACGACGCCTCCAAGCTCACCCTCGCGGCCTCCATGCTCGCCGGTGGCAGCGTGGGCTCCACCGCCGGCGGCTTCAAGCTGCTGCGCCTGCTGCTGTTGCTGCGCATGCTGCAGCTCGTGCTGGCGCGCGCCGCGGCGCCGCGGCACGCGGTCATCGAACCCCGGCTCGACGGCCGGCGGCTGGACGACGAGGACCTGTGGCGGGCGCTGCTGATCATCCTGCTCTACGTGCTGGTGGTGTTCCTGTCCTGGCTCGTCTTCGTCGCCCATGGCTACGACGGCGTCGACGCGCTGTTCGAGGTCGTGTCCGCCACCGCCACCGTCGGCCTGTCCGCCGGCATCGCACGCCCCGAGCTGGAGCCGCTGCTCAAGCTCGTACTATGCTTCGACATGCTCGCCGGGCGGGTGGAGATCTTCGCCCTGCTGGTGGTGCTGCATCCCGGCACCTGGTTCGGAAAACGCGCGGAGGCCGCATGA
- a CDS encoding TrkA family potassium uptake protein translates to MRAVFVGAGALSVTTARRLLQSGHEVVLIDRDKARIEALSAELDCGFLHGDGSKPALLREADPELTDVLFCLTGNDQTNILASLAGRSLGFARVVTRIDDPEFEHLSLELGLEDIVIPSRTIGRYLADLFEGRDHLDIIALVKGEARVFAFVAREEDEKTIAELALPEDSRVMFFYRDERFTLPEPDTRLRRGDEVMIVTHSRSLEALHARWSSLARHRPGSGGA, encoded by the coding sequence ATGAGAGCCGTATTCGTGGGCGCGGGGGCGCTGTCGGTGACCACCGCACGCCGCCTGCTGCAGAGCGGGCACGAGGTGGTGCTGATCGACCGCGACAAGGCGCGCATCGAGGCCTTGTCGGCAGAGCTCGACTGCGGCTTCCTGCACGGCGACGGCAGCAAGCCGGCGCTGCTGCGCGAGGCCGATCCCGAGCTCACCGACGTGCTGTTCTGCCTCACCGGCAACGACCAGACCAACATCCTCGCCAGCCTCGCCGGGCGCTCGCTCGGCTTCGCGCGCGTCGTCACCCGCATCGACGACCCGGAGTTCGAGCACCTCAGCCTGGAGCTCGGACTGGAAGACATCGTGATCCCATCGCGCACGATCGGCCGCTATCTTGCCGACCTGTTCGAGGGCCGCGACCATCTCGACATCATTGCGCTGGTCAAGGGCGAGGCGCGCGTGTTCGCCTTCGTCGCCCGCGAGGAGGACGAGAAGACGATCGCCGAGCTCGCGCTGCCCGAGGACAGCCGGGTGATGTTCTTCTACCGCGACGAACGCTTCACGCTGCCCGAACCCGACACCCGCCTGCGCCGCGGCGACGAGGTGATGATCGTCACCCACAGCCGCAGCCTCGAGGCACTGCACGCGCGCTGGAGCAGCCTCGCGCGCCACCGCCCCGGCTCCGGCGGCGCATAG
- the parA gene encoding ParA family partition ATPase: MTAPTLIALISQKGGSGKTTVAMQLAAGLALEGYRVALADLDPQESASRWAESAPPEAPFAAEVVRLKGDAAAMKKTLRPVANKVDIVVMDCPPSIEHPHTMSALELCDFALVPVVPSPTDLWATRGIERLILDRQQGRPKLRGALLPNRVMRTALAGDVLDVLRDFSLPVLDVALSQRSAYALSAVRGTSVFGLGRAAAAAQEEVAGLVTAVLKLIEE, encoded by the coding sequence ATGACCGCACCCACCCTGATCGCACTGATCTCGCAGAAGGGCGGATCGGGCAAGACCACGGTGGCCATGCAGCTCGCCGCCGGCCTCGCCCTCGAGGGCTACCGCGTGGCGCTGGCCGACCTCGATCCGCAGGAAAGCGCCTCGCGCTGGGCCGAGTCGGCGCCGCCCGAGGCGCCGTTCGCGGCCGAGGTGGTGCGCCTGAAGGGCGACGCCGCGGCAATGAAGAAGACGCTGCGTCCGGTGGCCAACAAGGTCGACATCGTGGTGATGGACTGTCCGCCGTCGATCGAGCATCCGCACACGATGAGCGCGCTCGAGCTGTGCGACTTCGCGCTGGTGCCGGTGGTGCCGAGCCCGACCGACCTGTGGGCGACGCGCGGCATCGAGCGCCTGATCCTCGACCGCCAGCAGGGCCGCCCCAAGCTGCGCGGCGCCCTGCTCCCCAACCGCGTGATGCGGACCGCGCTCGCCGGCGACGTGCTCGACGTGCTGCGCGACTTCAGCCTGCCGGTGCTGGACGTCGCGCTGTCGCAGCGCAGCGCCTACGCGCTGAGCGCGGTGCGCGGGACCTCGGTGTTCGGCCTCGGCCGCGCAGCGGCGGCGGCGCAGGAGGAGGTCGCCGGACTGGTCACCGCCGTTCTGAAACTGATCGAGGAATGA
- a CDS encoding CYTH domain-containing protein: MLQFDFFQTGHPTMAREIERRFLVRDVRILDGRQGERIVQGYLAKESGSMSTRVRIRGERAYLTLKSPKVGYGRDEFEYAIPVTDAQAMLASHCARRIVRKTRYLVDHAHHVFEVDVFEGHHAGLVVAEVELPHEHTPLKLPAWVGREITHDGRYGNFTLALESARRDGTTSSALRPTHAVGPSAGFPEVPHSM; encoded by the coding sequence TTGCTACAATTCGATTTCTTCCAGACCGGGCATCCGACGATGGCGCGAGAGATCGAACGCAGGTTCCTGGTCCGCGATGTGCGGATCCTCGACGGCCGCCAGGGCGAACGCATCGTCCAGGGCTATCTCGCCAAGGAATCGGGCTCGATGTCGACCCGCGTCCGCATCCGCGGCGAGCGTGCCTACCTGACCCTGAAGTCGCCGAAGGTGGGCTACGGGCGCGACGAATTCGAGTACGCGATTCCGGTCACCGACGCGCAGGCGATGCTCGCCAGCCACTGCGCCCGCCGCATCGTGCGCAAGACGCGCTACCTGGTGGATCACGCCCACCATGTGTTCGAGGTCGATGTGTTCGAAGGCCATCACGCCGGACTGGTGGTCGCCGAAGTCGAACTGCCCCACGAACACACCCCGCTCAAGCTGCCGGCCTGGGTCGGCAGGGAGATCACCCACGACGGGCGCTACGGCAACTTCACGCTCGCGCTCGAGTCCGCCCGCCGCGACGGCACCACGTCCTCCGCCCTGCGGCCGACGCATGCGGTTGGGCCCTCCGCAGGCTTTCCCGAAGTTCCGCACTCGATGTAG
- a CDS encoding poly(3-hydroxybutyrate) depolymerase translates to MKSPFRFHPSRARLLAASVLLVVATASPAAPPPPLPALNIAIEDSSVSGISSGGFMSVQMQVAHASIIRGAGIVAGGPYYCAQDSVLKATTDCSCTGEPALACKVGDASTAVPELVAATRAFHAAGRIDDPARIARQRVITVVGGKDALVPAPITRQLHGYYDAFGLPAAALETVTLEAAGHTMPTTAYGGSCGATDEPYIGSCGFEAAHAILDWIYGPDVAPPRTSPTPAGRFAEFDQRAYIPETGFFSYLWGTGLDKTGWVYIPSDCEAGARCRLHVVFHGCKQGQSFLPLRRPPGGGLYNGTTFVRNTGYDRWADTNRLVVLFPQAVSIPWKNPNGCWDWWGYTDGDYATRDGIQIRAVRAMIDRLSAGRRD, encoded by the coding sequence ATGAAATCCCCGTTCCGCTTCCATCCTTCGCGCGCACGCCTGCTTGCCGCGTCCGTCCTGCTCGTCGTCGCCACGGCCAGCCCTGCCGCGCCGCCGCCCCCGCTGCCGGCGCTGAACATCGCCATCGAGGACAGCTCGGTATCGGGCATCTCCTCGGGCGGATTCATGTCGGTGCAGATGCAGGTGGCGCACGCCTCCATCATCCGCGGCGCCGGCATCGTCGCCGGCGGCCCTTACTACTGCGCCCAGGACAGCGTGCTCAAGGCCACCACCGACTGCTCCTGCACCGGCGAGCCGGCCCTGGCGTGCAAGGTCGGGGACGCCAGCACGGCGGTGCCCGAGCTGGTCGCCGCCACGCGCGCCTTCCATGCCGCCGGCCGCATCGACGACCCGGCGCGGATCGCCCGCCAGCGCGTGATCACCGTGGTCGGCGGCAAGGATGCCCTGGTGCCGGCGCCGATCACCCGCCAGCTGCACGGCTACTACGACGCCTTCGGCCTGCCCGCGGCCGCGCTCGAGACGGTGACGCTCGAGGCCGCCGGCCACACCATGCCCACCACCGCCTACGGCGGCTCCTGCGGGGCGACCGACGAGCCCTACATCGGCAGCTGCGGCTTCGAGGCCGCGCATGCGATCCTCGACTGGATCTACGGCCCCGACGTCGCCCCGCCGCGCACGTCGCCGACCCCGGCCGGCCGCTTCGCCGAGTTCGACCAGCGCGCCTACATTCCCGAAACCGGCTTCTTCAGCTACCTGTGGGGCACCGGCCTGGACAAGACCGGCTGGGTGTACATCCCGTCCGACTGCGAGGCGGGCGCGCGCTGCCGGCTGCATGTGGTGTTCCACGGCTGCAAGCAGGGCCAGAGCTTCCTGCCGCTGCGCCGGCCACCCGGTGGCGGGCTGTACAACGGCACCACCTTCGTCCGCAACACCGGCTACGACCGCTGGGCCGACACCAACCGCCTGGTGGTGCTGTTCCCGCAGGCGGTGTCGATCCCGTGGAAGAATCCCAACGGCTGCTGGGACTGGTGGGGCTACACCGACGGCGACTATGCCACCCGCGACGGCATCCAGATCCGCGCGGTGCGCGCGATGATCGATCGGCTGAGCGCCGGACGCAGGGACTGA